The following coding sequences are from one Burkholderia stabilis window:
- a CDS encoding GFA family protein, with protein MTRTHSAHCLCGAVTVTLRGEPAARANCHCATCRDFYGTPMLSATAWPPEQVAVEGGATFPHPAKSMSRTWCPSCGEIVFGTNRLGMRVVPNSLAARAHGGQLPADLQPTMHLFYRHRVIDVADALPKYLDGWDGPTLDNAN; from the coding sequence ATGACCCGAACGCATTCCGCGCACTGCCTGTGCGGCGCCGTCACCGTCACGCTGCGCGGCGAGCCGGCCGCGCGCGCGAACTGCCATTGCGCGACCTGCCGTGATTTCTACGGCACGCCGATGCTGTCCGCGACCGCGTGGCCGCCGGAACAGGTTGCCGTCGAAGGCGGCGCGACCTTCCCGCATCCGGCGAAGTCGATGTCGCGCACGTGGTGCCCGTCGTGCGGCGAGATCGTGTTCGGGACGAACCGGCTCGGCATGCGCGTCGTGCCGAACAGCCTGGCCGCGCGTGCGCATGGCGGGCAACTGCCCGCCGACCTGCAACCGACGATGCATCTGTTCTACCGGCACCGCGTGATCGACGTCGCCGACGCATTGCCGAAATACCTCGACGGCTGGGACGGCCCGACGCTCGACAACGCGAACTGA
- a CDS encoding porin produces MNKQLIAAPLLLSLAGIASAQSSVTLYGIVDAGVTYRSNERVGSAGAYTGHSSVGLTTGNLSGSRWGIKGSEDLGGGMRALFVLENGFDITNGTSGQGGRQFGRQAFVGVGSDRYGTITLGRQYTSLDDFVSPVGPSSFIGGFGAHPGDIDDLDQTARVDSSIKYTSANYSGFTFGALYGFGGQPGSMKQRNTWSVGAAYAAGPLRVGVGYERSDNSKTGVTDPTTGKWQSTDDGLFNSSINEGYASAQSQQVIATGATYDFGTAVVGVNYSNVQYRSGGQSLFTGHATFNVAGVFTRWNVRPQTQLFAGYSYTRGSDVDGIDDRAQYHNVTLGAVYDLSKRTSVYLLGAYQHASGMTLDALGRPVAATASVSDKANGHSSDSHSQTIVSLGLRQKF; encoded by the coding sequence ATGAACAAGCAACTGATCGCAGCGCCGCTGCTGCTCTCGCTCGCGGGTATCGCATCCGCGCAAAGCTCCGTCACGCTGTACGGCATCGTCGATGCGGGCGTGACCTATCGCAGCAACGAACGGGTCGGCTCGGCCGGCGCGTACACCGGGCATTCGAGTGTCGGGCTCACGACCGGCAACCTGTCCGGCAGCCGCTGGGGCATCAAGGGTTCCGAGGATCTCGGCGGCGGGATGCGCGCGCTGTTCGTCCTCGAGAACGGCTTCGACATCACCAACGGCACGTCGGGCCAGGGCGGCCGCCAGTTCGGCCGGCAGGCGTTCGTCGGCGTCGGCAGCGACCGCTACGGCACGATCACGCTCGGCCGCCAGTACACGTCGCTCGACGATTTCGTGAGCCCGGTCGGCCCGTCGTCGTTCATCGGCGGATTCGGCGCGCACCCGGGCGACATCGACGACCTCGACCAGACCGCACGGGTCGACAGCTCGATCAAGTACACGAGCGCCAACTATTCGGGCTTCACGTTCGGCGCGCTGTACGGCTTCGGCGGCCAGCCGGGCAGCATGAAGCAGCGCAATACGTGGAGCGTCGGCGCGGCCTACGCGGCGGGGCCGCTGCGCGTCGGCGTCGGCTACGAGCGCTCGGACAACAGCAAGACGGGCGTGACCGACCCGACGACGGGCAAGTGGCAGAGCACCGACGACGGCCTGTTCAACTCGTCGATCAACGAGGGTTATGCGAGCGCGCAGTCGCAGCAGGTCATCGCAACCGGCGCGACGTACGACTTCGGCACGGCCGTCGTCGGCGTGAACTACAGCAACGTGCAGTACCGCAGCGGCGGTCAATCGCTGTTCACGGGCCACGCGACGTTCAACGTCGCGGGCGTGTTCACGCGCTGGAACGTGCGGCCGCAGACGCAGCTGTTCGCGGGCTACAGCTACACGCGCGGCAGCGACGTCGACGGCATCGACGACCGCGCGCAGTATCACAACGTCACGCTCGGCGCCGTCTACGACCTGTCGAAGCGCACCAGCGTGTACCTGCTCGGCGCGTACCAGCATGCATCGGGCATGACGCTCGACGCGCTCGGCCGGCCGGTGGCCGCGACCGCGTCGGTGTCCGACAAGGCGAACGGCCATTCGTCGGATTCGCATTCGCAGACGATCGTCAGCCTCGGGTTGCGCCAGAAGTTCTGA
- a CDS encoding LysE family translocator, whose product MQETTLLIFAAVAFVGIATPGPTVLLALTNGSRYGVRRAAWGFAGAMLSDFVLIVAVALGLGALLMASAFWFSVVKWLGAAYLAYVGIRLLTSKGSLDVAAAHGDAASERNASIFAKSFLTAVTNPKGYLFFSAFLPQFLDPSAPLAPQYVALAVTFALLDGVVMSGYALLGARAVRLLKRSGALWLERTCGAMLLALAGSLALYRRHAA is encoded by the coding sequence ATGCAAGAAACGACCCTGCTGATCTTCGCCGCCGTCGCATTCGTCGGCATCGCGACACCCGGCCCGACCGTGCTGCTCGCGCTGACCAACGGCTCGCGCTACGGCGTGCGCCGTGCGGCCTGGGGCTTCGCGGGCGCGATGCTGTCCGATTTCGTGCTGATCGTCGCGGTCGCGCTCGGCCTCGGCGCGCTGCTGATGGCGTCGGCGTTCTGGTTCTCGGTGGTCAAATGGCTCGGCGCCGCGTATCTCGCGTACGTCGGCATCAGGCTGCTGACGTCGAAGGGTTCGCTCGACGTCGCCGCCGCGCACGGCGACGCGGCGTCCGAGCGCAACGCATCGATCTTCGCGAAAAGCTTCCTGACCGCGGTGACGAACCCGAAGGGTTATCTGTTCTTCTCCGCGTTCCTGCCGCAGTTCCTCGATCCGTCCGCGCCGCTCGCGCCGCAATACGTCGCGCTCGCGGTCACGTTCGCGCTGCTCGACGGCGTCGTGATGTCCGGCTACGCGCTGCTCGGCGCACGCGCGGTGCGGCTGCTGAAGCGCTCGGGCGCGCTGTGGCTCGAACGCACGTGCGGCGCGATGCTGCTCGCGCTCGCCGGTTCGCTCGCGTTGTACCGGCGTCATGCCGCGTAG
- a CDS encoding GNAT family N-acetyltransferase, with protein MRIDAPPRSGLSALSLRQLERADLDAWYAYLSNPDVIRHTSWNLRSRDDLLPLFDGIESAHPESIRRLAIVDTASGVLAGTIGLHTVSTVNRSAEIAYDLAPSHWGRGIASALCASVTAWAFAEGGFMRLQGIVLTSNVGSARVLQKCGYRYEGLLRAYRMVRGTPGDFAMYARLATD; from the coding sequence ATGAGAATCGACGCGCCGCCCCGCTCCGGCCTCTCCGCCCTGTCGCTCCGCCAGCTCGAACGCGCGGATCTCGACGCGTGGTACGCGTACCTGTCGAACCCCGACGTGATCCGCCACACGAGCTGGAACCTGCGCTCGCGCGACGATCTGCTGCCGCTGTTCGACGGCATCGAATCGGCCCATCCGGAGTCGATCCGGCGTCTCGCGATCGTCGACACCGCATCGGGCGTGCTCGCCGGTACGATCGGGCTGCATACGGTGTCCACCGTGAACCGCTCGGCGGAAATCGCCTACGATCTCGCCCCGTCGCACTGGGGGCGCGGGATCGCGAGCGCGCTGTGCGCGTCCGTCACCGCGTGGGCCTTCGCGGAAGGCGGGTTCATGCGCCTTCAGGGCATCGTGCTGACCAGCAACGTCGGCTCCGCACGCGTGCTGCAAAAGTGCGGCTACCGCTACGAAGGATTGCTGCGCGCGTACCGGATGGTGCGCGGCACGCCAGGCGATTTCGCGATGTACGCGCGTCTCGCCACCGACTGA